The segment TGCGGCGTCGCTTCCGCCGCGCGCTGCCAGCTCCTTTGCAGGTCGAGGATCGCACCGGCATCGGCGATGCCGCGGCTGATCAGCAGGTTGGATAATGCCGCCACCCAGCAGTCGAAATAATCGCTGCCGTCTTCGGCGCGGCCTGGCTTGTGCAATTCGGCAGAAAGCTGCTCCGCCCATTCGCCCCAACTGAACAAGCCCTTTTCGTGCAGATGCACGGTCATCGCGAAAGCCTCCGCCGCCCAAGGTTCGGGGAAGACCGGCTCGCCATCTTCGGATTTCGGCAGTTGCGGCGATTGCGCTAGGACCGACGAAGTCTCAGACGCGCTCAAGATAGCTCTCCCAGGCATCGATGGAGACGGTAAGCA is part of the Rhizobium sp. CB3090 genome and harbors:
- a CDS encoding nitrile hydratase accessory protein produces the protein MSASETSSVLAQSPQLPKSEDGEPVFPEPWAAEAFAMTVHLHEKGLFSWGEWAEQLSAELHKPGRAEDGSDYFDCWVAALSNLLISRGIADAGAILDLQRSWQRAAEATPHGKPILLENDPER